One genomic window of Ziziphus jujuba cultivar Dongzao chromosome 4, ASM3175591v1 includes the following:
- the LOC107415718 gene encoding protein LEAD-SENSITIVE 1-like: MSELRNKMWKVLLKETKKKNLKPGDDIHIWTQANTKDHGIYLDEENLIHFTQGRQGARSDDHHSTCPKCSDHDQSSSHDVVSSCIDCFLSGGDHLYRFEYGVNPALILAKLGGTTLARADPAEVVQNRASSFLLIINNDSSWHYRFINNGKDFAMYFKTGLVLIDNINFSRSWHIAAFFLAVSVTVFPSLQQLTAATFTGVAATCFGLYCIHRFGSDIGACPNVIKVDQVDTLPDVDEKLSSAALGFRPIQSLIDLFIVLLMTHFNILLLLRVLMWSEPFQLRSETPRGVWILSWFKHLS, from the exons ATGAGTGAACTGCGCAACAAGATGTGGAAGGTTCTTCTCAAGGAAACCAAGAAGAAAAACCTAAAGCCTGGAGATGACATCCACATATGGACACAAGCCAATACAAAAGACCATG gaatatatttggatgaagAAAACTTGATCCACTTCACTCAAGGTCGACAAGGAGCAAGGTCAGACGATCATCATAGTACATGTCCAAAATGCAGTGACCATGATCAATCAAGTTCTCATGATGTGGTCTCTTCCTGCATAGATTGTTTCCTTTCTGGTGGAGATCATCTGTATCGCTTTGAATATGGTGTTAATCCAGCTCTCATCCTCGCCAAACTCGGAGGTACAACTCTTGCGCGTGCTGATCCAGCTGAAGTTGTGCAGAACCGTGCGTCTAGTTTCCTTCTAATTATTAACAATGACTCCAGTTGGCACTACCGTTTCATAAACAATGGTAAAGACTTTGCAATGTATTTCAAAACAGGCTTGGTACTGATAGATAACATAAATTTCAGCAGAAGTTGGCACATTGCAGCATTTTTCTTGGCAGTTTCTGTCACTGTCTTTCCTTCTCTGCAGCAACTCACAGCTGCTACTTTTACTGGTGTGGCAGCTACATGTTTTGGCTTATACTGTATTCATAGATTTGGTTCTGATATCGGAGCCTGTCCTAATGTTATTAAAGTGGATCAAGTAGACACATTGCCTGATGTTGATGAGAAATTGTCTTCTGCTGCTTTGGGCTTCAGACCTATTCAATCCTTAattgatttgttcatagtattgctgATGACTCATTTCAATATTCTGTTGCTATTAAGAGTACTAATGTGGTCTGAGCCTTTTCAACTGCGGTCTGAGACTCCTCGAGGGGTCTGGATTCTATCATGGTTCAAGCACTTGAGTTAG